AATTACCTCAACAAAATCTGAAATTGCACATTATTCTTTTACAACTTTAACATCTGTTCCGGGTGTTTTGAAGTATCAAGGTGCTGAAATTCAAATCGTTGATTTGCCAGGTATTATTTATGGGGCTTCTCAAGGTAAAGGCCGTGGTAGACAAGTTGTTGCAACCGCAAGGACTGCAGATTTAGTTTTAATGGTTTTGGATGCTACTAAAAGTACACATCAAAGAGAATCATTGGAGagagaattagaaaatgttGGGATTAGATTAAATAAGGAAAGgccaaatatttattttaaaaagaagGATACAGGTGGTGTTAAAGTGTCATTTACATCACcaccaaaaaataatttaaccGATTCTACAATCAAAGCATTATTGAGAGATTATAGAATACATAATGCCGAAGTCTTAGTCAGAGATGAGCAATGTTCAATTGATGATTTTATCGATGTCATCAATGAGCAACACATAAATTATGTCAAATGTCTTTacatttataataaaatcgATGCTGTTTCATTGGAAGAAGTTGATAGATTAGCTAGAGAGCCAAACACAGTTGTTATGTCATGTGAAATGGATTTAGGGTTAGATGATGTTGTTGAGGAGATCTGGtatcaattaaatctaAGTCGTGTTTATACTAAGAAGCGTGGTGTAAAGCCAGCATTTGATGATCCATTAGTCGTCAGAAATGGTTCAACTGTCGGAGATTTGTGTCATAGCATCCATAGAGACTTCCAggataaatttaaatatgcATTAGTATGGGGTTCATCCGCCAAACATTCACCACAGAAATGTGGTTTAAATCACAAAATTCATGATCAAGATGTAGTCTCATTGTtcacaaaataattattttcatttttatattttaaaatatttaaattgtatattaaaaattgaattgaagTTTGAGTTTTTTGGAAGATATGCGAAGAATAGTTTGCATGGGATTgcaatatattaatatattccaatagccaatattattagtattgtaAAAGGAATGCTACTGtttattactttttattttgacGAAGTTTGGTCTTCGCAGtagtatattttattgCGTCAAGTAGCATCTTtaagataaattattagtcTTGAAACAAATATGTTACAGGCATCCTTTTTCCAACCACAATAATACCactttcaaattcaaatacttAGATCCATTAAACTTCACTCTTAAAACCATAATCGACACATCAATCTGCAGTTATATTGTAATCATTTTCAGTGACTTTTTGTACAATCgaaatattctaatattacCGGCTATTGCACCTGCCAGTAAACCTATCAAGCTAGAGTTTTCTTCATTGGACAAAGATATAATAGTTATTATGTTTCAATACTGTGTGTCTTCTGcgatatataattttggcTTATATTCTATCAAACCATTTAGATAGTGTCAAAACAATCTTCTATTCCTTGACTTCACTTAGTATTAAAACTAGAATCCATTTTTGATCTATTTTCTGCCCCACTTAAATTTCTACGTACTTATAATATATCTAGTATTAACTAAAACTAGTAgcactattttttttattgtcaACTTATATAAGTCAACATCAGTTGTAGACCAATTTATAGATACAAaactttttaaaattctatCTTAAAAGAAGAGAGTATCCAATACTAACCTCGTACTTTTAAgcaatttaatttttttttctaaaccATAAATCACTAAAAGAGAATTGTATATTTATGAGTCAATAGAAGGAGAAACTAgttctattattataatgTATAAATACAAATGGCTAGAAGTGACGAAAAATTGTGTCataatttgtttaatatAGTAAATGAATAGAAAAGAATTGTAGTTGAAAGTGTTGATTATTtctagaaataaaaatcaaacaTAATCCAAAACTAAACAATATTACCtctatatcttttttagaaaaatctGTTGTAGACATATgctaaacaataaaaagtaatgtTCTCAAGTTTAGGCTTTAAGCAAACGATCACGTAATCCGATGACTACGAGTCATACAATCGTACAGTCGTGCGTTCACGCAATTATATGACTATGAGTCATAATATAATGCAATTGTGCAATTGCTTGACAAGTTAGCAAACTAATATTCAGGATAAATAGTTCTATTTGAAAACGTATAAATAGGGCTACTTATCCATCAAGAATTCATAGGTTTATAGTTCGttcatattaattttatagttataagaaaaacaagttattatttaagcACAAGTGGTACTCTAGCTTTTAGTGTAAAAGTCCAATTACTCAAGAACAGTTCAGGTTTGTGTAAACCCTAAGCCCttatagtattattagtattgtcCCGATATGATTACAACAGAATCTGTTGTAGACGAGATTgactttatactcatctacaagttgctaactagaaattatacataacACTGTGCAACTGCTAGTTGCATACCTGTGAATATCGGTTCGATGCATAATCTCTACTAGTTAGCCAGCATTACTCAAACTGTGCACTCCTACCCTTATAAGTAAGTTTACAAACAgtccaattaaagtaaaatgggaaagctggcgttgacctttgaaaagtatttaaaggccagcttttccagacttaagacataaatttatagttctttcacatagttatttagtttaaaaaagaacaacaattatattcgtaagttcgaaggattaactggtgttaagttaataagattgttaaGTTAAGTTTTGGTAGTTACTATTTTAGTGTATCGTACTCCTAAGTTGGTTTACAACAGAATCAACAAATACAATGGTTGTTTGGCCGAGCGGTCTAAGGCGCCTGATTCAAGCGTTAGCTTAACACTCAGAAAGAGTGGAACCCTCAGGTATCGTAAGATGCAAGAGTTCGAATCTCTTAGCAACcacaatttttcttttttccgcgaaaattaaaatcacGTGATTGTATAAACCACTTTTTTGAGTAATATACTGTCTCTTCATATTTCTGATTCTGTATATCATTTCTTGGGTGTatgtatcattattttatgCTATAAACACTGTTTGGGTCAAAATAACGCAAATGTTACGTAATACCTAAACCTCAAAATATTACACTGGCGTTTCGTATAAACAGCATTCAATATTGACATTAGAGTTTCctttgaataattaatatttattactaGCCTCAACCCTTATATCTTAAATAACCTATCAGAACTCAAAATGCTGTAACTAATAACAATGCGACGCGAATTCTAGTATCAATATTGACGTGTTTGTGATACGCGTTTCACGTGATGTATCCTTGTTTGGTATCTATCTGCTCTAGGAGGCACCccttgaaaaaaaaaaataaatcgaGTCAGCTTTAGTTCTCCACTCTTAGTAAGGCCTCTGCCGATGAgctgaaaaatatatagtaaaatgataaatttcaGTTCGCATTCTTGTTGTAATTAAGGTCAGattataaatcaaaaatatatattaaaggattttttttccatagGACATTTTCGATAACTAgttctaaatatttatataaatcactaattttttatttcttttcacAAATTACCTCTaagttcttttttttttttgattcatttattatatcCGTTAAagtatctttaattttataaattcaattactGTAAATTTACTTTAACTCAAaactatttattaaaaaaatatattatatttttgccCTCAAGAAACTAAAGACaactagaaaaaaaaaatgtccAAACAACCACCAAAAGAAACTCCTTCTAAAGTTGCTGCCAGATCTCTTAGTGGATTGGAAATTTCCGATGCTGAATCTAATTTGTCTTCTAAATTAGAATCTATCAAGGAAAACAATTATGATCAAGAGTCATTGGAAATGAGATTAAGTAAAGCTACTAAAGAGCATCGTGAATTCTTAGAATCACACAAGGTCCAAAGACATGCCTTGAAAGAGTTAGAAAAAGATGAACCTCTTTTGAACAAGGATAAGAAGAGAAAGATTCTATTCCCAATTGAATACCCAGATATCTACGAGGCATATAAGAGAGCTGAAGCTTCCTTTTGGACTGCTGAAGGGAACAATAGATTGAATGCTAATGAAAGGTTCTTCATTTCAAGAGTATTGGCCTTCTTTGCTGCCTCTGATGGTATCGTTAATgagaatttaaatgaaaatttctCTGTAGAAGTACAGGTTCCAGAAGCAAGACTATTTTATGGTTTCCAAATTATGATCGAGAATATTCATTCAGAGACTTATTCTTTATTGATTGATACATATATCAAAGATCCAAAGGAAtctcaatttttatttgatgcCATTCAGACCATTCcacaaattaaagaaaaggCTGAATGGGCTATTAGATGGATCAATGATAGTGACGCTCTATATGCAGAAAGATTAGTGGCATTTGCATCCATCGAGGGTATTTTCTTCTCTGGTTCATTTGCTTCTATTTTTTGGTTGAAAAAGAGGGGTTTAATGCCTGGGTTAACTTTCtctaatgaattaatttgCAGAGATGAAGGTTTGCATACTGATTTTGcttgtttattatttactcatattgaaaataaaccTAGCcatgatattattgaaaaaattgtcACAGAAGCCGTGGAAATcgaaaaaagatatttcaTTGATGCTTTACCTGTAGCATTATTAGGTATGAATGCGGATCTAATGAATCAATATGTGGAATTCGTGGCAGATAGATTATTGGTTGCCTTCGGTAATCCAAAGGTTTACAATGTTGAAAATCCATTTGATTTTATggaaaatatatctttagCTGGTAAGACTAATTTCTTTGAAAAGAGGGTCTCTGATTATCAAAAGGCTTCAGTCATGGCTGTTGCTTCTAATAAAGAAGCTGGTGGTGCTATGGCTTTCGATGAAAGTTTCTAATGTCAGCTATATTTAAACGTTTttccaatattattaatttttttttttcgatttTAAACTTCTATGCCACCTACATATTTAACGATGAACAAGTATCGCcatattttccatttttctaattttgcTAAGCTGAAATGTTACTGTTTAGctcatttttcttattctatttgatttatatttatttaatgtatgttttattttaatctacaaaatatataagtatatagcaattattaaaatatgcACTTCAtaagaaatttattgaaCTGAATAGGTGCAACCTAGTACATTGCTGTTTATTAACACACTTTGTAAtgttttaaagatattctCTTGTTGactttttcttctaaaaaaaaaaatctgaATGCGATGCCGCCAAAAGTagattaatgaagaaaaaatgaataatcGATGCCCAACAAATAACATCGAAATTTCAACAAAGAGCTATTGATCTTTACCGCAAAAAAAAGCATTTAAAGTTAATAACccttattaatatatatcttagaggatataataatttttgtttcatCATTACTATACTATATAAGAATCTTCCATGAATTTGATCTTGTAAATAGTtagaaagagaaaaaaagaagaggAATGTCGACATATATTAGAGGACCTTTATGTGGTATTGATAATTGTCCCTCTAGATTATGGCGTATTTTAGCAGGTCATCGTACATGTCAATATGGGCATGTTATGGAAGGTGATTATGAATTTAATGATGACGAAGATGTTGGCTCTGGAAATGCAATAACACGTCGTTTAAATTTAACTACAAATGCAACAGGTAATTTTCAATCGAGTATATCTTTATCTCAGTCCCAATCAATATTAGCGAAAAGTCAGgataaaaaagtatatgGGTCCAAGGGTAGATTAATATTTGTCAAAAGTTTCCAATGGATATTAAAGAGGCAATCAGATTGGATTGTTAAAAAGACTAATAATCAACTGATTGATAGATTTGTTAAGAATTTATGGATGATGTATTTGAAGAGTATTGATGGAAAAGATGAAGTTGGTTTAAGTTTGGTATCAAGTATAAGTATTCTTTTAATCGCCTGTACTCAACTAcatatttctatatatacCAGTGATTTCCAAGAATGGATAACTAATGGAGatttgttatattttaaagccAATGAAAAGATACCAAGTCAATGGAGAGAAACAATGcccaattattatttgaaaatattagaagGTGGTAGTGTCCCTACTGAGAatcaaatacaaaataatgTCTTACATCTTTTAGATAGATTAAATTTCGAAAAATATTGTGGTAAGTTACAATTATCTATGGAaccattaatttttaaattaattcttgaatttaCTCTTCCAtgtgaatttttttcatatgtATCTATTGCAATTAAAGATAGGAACGATTTATTAGAATACGAAAATGTTgccattaaaaataaagtaattttGATTAAGCATCATCCAGAATTTCGAATTTTAtgttatttctattttattgtAACCAGCATGTTAAGttatgatgaagaaatttattcaaCTAAATGGTTAAATCGATATttgcaaattcaaaaagatAATGAAGAGCCTATCACAATGAGGGCTATAAGGTTTGATAGAGATGTCTACGATTGGGATGCAAATGATACacaagattatttaaagtgGATAGAAACGAAATTTTTACCAATGCAAGGTACCCCTGAAGAACGTAAAAATGGTGGTAAGATTAATATCGATCAAAGAATCGCCAAGAGAAAATTATACAAGATGATACCAATACCAGATACCTCATCAGAGACGTCTGCTATACCAgagaatattaataaagaaaacaatGATAAAATCGATGacgaaaataatgaaatgaatTCTGACCGTAAGTATCCAACTAAGAAAAAGGGCAATCTAACATACATTGGAATCATCCAAGATCAATACTTAAAATTAAACTCAGATTTCctaaataatgatgaaatcGTCAgtagtaataaaaatagagaGCAAATAATAGATGAAATTAAGCTATTATACATGGCAAGATTGCGGAATCAATTTGGAATTTCCAAAGCGGAATTTGAGAACGGTATTGCAGAAATGGAACAAATGCTAAACGGCTAAGTTATTCACCACTCATCCTACAAGCCACTTTGATGAGCTACTTATAACCGTCTTGAAAACCCTGATGTTAAGCTACCTTTAATCTAAACATTCCACtacaataataacactGAAGAAccttctatattttttcaccCTCGTATAAGTCAGTGGAGTTTTTCGGATACTGCGGGAACGAGGTTCATAACCAGAAGCATCGcctgaaaatgaaaaattgtCTACAGTAATGAACAACAATGAGAATTGTTATTGTCAAGTGGATGCTTGTGGATA
This DNA window, taken from Henningerozyma blattae CBS 6284 chromosome 3, complete genome, encodes the following:
- the RRN7 gene encoding Rrn7p (similar to Saccharomyces cerevisiae RRN7 (YJL025W); ancestral locus Anc_5.183) is translated as MSTYIRGPLCGIDNCPSRLWRILAGHRTCQYGHVMEGDYEFNDDEDVGSGNAITRRLNLTTNATGNFQSSISLSQSQSILAKSQDKKVYGSKGRLIFVKSFQWILKRQSDWIVKKTNNQLIDRFVKNLWMMYLKSIDGKDEVGLSLVSSISILLIACTQLHISIYTSDFQEWITNGDLLYFKANEKIPSQWRETMPNYYLKILEGGSVPTENQIQNNVLHLLDRLNFEKYCGKLQLSMEPLIFKLILEFTLPCEFFSYVSIAIKDRNDLLEYENVAIKNKVILIKHHPEFRILCYFYFIVTSMLSYDEEIYSTKWLNRYLQIQKDNEEPITMRAIRFDRDVYDWDANDTQDYLKWIETKFLPMQGTPEERKNGGKINIDQRIAKRKLYKMIPIPDTSSETSAIPENINKENNDKIDDENNEMNSDRKYPTKKKGNLTYIGIIQDQYLKLNSDFLNNDEIVSSNKNREQIIDEIKLLYMARLRNQFGISKAEFENGIAEMEQMLNG
- the TBLA0C05960 gene encoding uncharacterized protein (similar to Saccharomyces cerevisiae RNR4 (YGR180C) and RNR2 (YJL026W); ancestral locus Anc_5.179), coding for MSKQPPKETPSKVAARSLSGLEISDAESNLSSKLESIKENNYDQESLEMRLSKATKEHREFLESHKVQRHALKELEKDEPLLNKDKKRKILFPIEYPDIYEAYKRAEASFWTAEGNNRLNANERFFISRVLAFFAASDGIVNENLNENFSVEVQVPEARLFYGFQIMIENIHSETYSLLIDTYIKDPKESQFLFDAIQTIPQIKEKAEWAIRWINDSDALYAERLVAFASIEGIFFSGSFASIFWLKKRGLMPGLTFSNELICRDEGLHTDFACLLFTHIENKPSHDIIEKIVTEAVEIEKRYFIDALPVALLGMNADLMNQYVEFVADRLLVAFGNPKVYNVENPFDFMENISLAGKTNFFEKRVSDYQKASVMAVASNKEAGGAMAFDESF
- the RBG2 gene encoding Rbg2p (similar to Saccharomyces cerevisiae RBG2 (YGR173W); ancestral locus Anc_5.178) translates to MGIIEKIQAIEEEMARTQKNKATEHHLGLLKGKLARYRQQLIADEAGSSGGGGTGFEVAKSGDARAVLIGYPSVGKSSLLGKITSTKSEIAHYSFTTLTSVPGVLKYQGAEIQIVDLPGIIYGASQGKGRGRQVVATARTADLVLMVLDATKSTHQRESLERELENVGIRLNKERPNIYFKKKDTGGVKVSFTSPPKNNLTDSTIKALLRDYRIHNAEVLVRDEQCSIDDFIDVINEQHINYVKCLYIYNKIDAVSLEEVDRLAREPNTVVMSCEMDLGLDDVVEEIWYQLNLSRVYTKKRGVKPAFDDPLVVRNGSTVGDLCHSIHRDFQDKFKYALVWGSSAKHSPQKCGLNHKIHDQDVVSLFTK